The following are encoded together in the Scomber scombrus chromosome 7, fScoSco1.1, whole genome shotgun sequence genome:
- the tg gene encoding LOW QUALITY PROTEIN: thyroglobulin (The sequence of the model RefSeq protein was modified relative to this genomic sequence to represent the inferred CDS: inserted 1 base in 1 codon), whose product MAWLIRIVCILVCCPELLHGKASEYQLESESLSRCESLRSVAVAKQQGDIPHCTEDGRFRPVQCSGRGQECWCVDAEGQEVTGTRTSSSAPNCPSPCQLQSILQCSPSGQFESVQCDSSRGQCWCVDQDGMELYGTRQPGRPQRCAGSCEVRARRLLHSSGSASPPQCAADGRFLPVQCKFINMTDRTELDLLHSFNRFPEAFETFGSFRKFFPLVSSFCFCSDSRGRELQDTGVELLLSEVYDSAFSGLGSGRSFSQTNVYRVLQRRMLGVRLALTGHFRCPSPCEEERRAAMEASSVFVPSCESGGSFSSTQCQQGEQCWCVDHTGRELPGTRRHGDAPICSSGPTDCPSQRRQALSRLLSGPAVPPLTSSDRSPPSCRSLLRPLRDLLPVEEDLTSFLSRLVEVLQGLFPTVRGAVEALARSSPRRLQENLFGGKFLRSVASFNLSGAVGARGAIGLDLLSSQDVTSRLQENRDLVRSVSRTLEDPDFLSALQHTLSSSSSSYSSSSSSLQEVLTPLLRSCSGDDDDDDDDDDAGSLFIPSCTPLGGFVQVQCGAAACWCVDSRGDEVSGSRTAGRRPRCPTRCEEERAAAMKLRANMAAGAEIYVPACSEDGDFLSLQCVGARCFCVDTDGKTTTAASAGGAVTCPERTEEKPQPSAGSCSQVFADVTVFRQEVKSIIALSNSSRLPLGYGFLLAEGLRLTPEELHISQSEEELQVSERLLSRSKAALRLAAFSTLQMLLPPQRRSYQPFTPQCDADGHWLHTQCYHSTGQCWCVDEDGEYIPDSLTSRSLHLPKCLTRCQRAQTRSLLSGWMKGSDVTNAAISSYQPKCEKDGRFSMLQTGGAAAWCVNPVTGEIIETATRSPTGQLTCPSWCELQGLRQCRPDGSFIPLQCDVTSCWCVSEDGQEVRRTRTLRQTGNVPSCDRPLCPAPAVTHGALVCRPAADGRQSCDLVCHRGYQNALPVSSFLCETDSRRWAGLQAPLPGACQVSRPLQLALSSQLWTLPPSSCSQISSLQPLLFNMMTSRGLCSAQLPSSGRSVSLCDDSTVRLLCNRDDDALTLTISWTAALPDLPTSDLPDLHDVALFLNETRLLEGVRELLGQLTPEPKLVSVTTPSFGCSRGYHLDGDGEGCVVCPAGSFFREGACPLCLPGTYQDEEGRDFCNRCPRGSSPAGASSVNQCVTECQRRGLRCSDRGDFLPAQPDFLSDRWRCVDSEGAELEWTNSDAPLTDDECSVLSSFQAVPGSELIVGAEDAEVLQTTTSELRACVQACAVQPSCHHVALFNRQTQCELYSTHTLNTHCNTSQQTKGFLGNPEAELFDWLSCFVRVRGGASDLLVIRKKGAESPSQQQQQQQQGFVRMRMMKAVSGVFRTQVFSSSRTSLSDAHRFCQDGCSRDTCCHGFILNQNSLNGGSLLCGWLRAPSVLMCGDKDWDVIGQSSANRICGAGLTYNEQQRSFLFDFGGQKFTITDSALPADSKNKKDYQASIVSFQAIYLNTDAESAASCAAAELSPPADVSVQMKFESLSEDDVLVDPQRKLPVLSFWLNQQNYDSLQALLWCLTRCDEEQQCSVADLRDADSAGFFSCSLFSDTRVCGAYDTPLRRPCRPLLDRRPNNTYSKKVDLSGPVKSFYERVSFQKMVSYSVRSRVTLRENTPLSEGFMQCERRCDEDPCCRGIGFVRDTKSAGVVCLALISLGVQTCGEDDGTTWRTQDCRESEVKTTPDPFGWYQKPVNQWSSSPALCPPFNLPLINNVSDQWRLLADSAFLVDPSVSTYDVIHVSRDIAVDRDRTRDWCLHACEEAASCVAVSVEETEAATRCVLYPDTSVCGSAPRHSCRLLIREPAPQVYLRTERLPLVTSVSIPGHGTLRGVAVETALGSDRKTVVQFLGVPYARPPIGSLRFAAAQPADWTGTWDATKPRPSCIQPGDEESAASSEDCLYLNIFTPAGLRGRVPVLVFFFNPSANQSPGLLDGSTLAAVGNVVVVTASYRTAALGFLSTGSSAGLHGNYGVSDQEAVLRWVQAHVSLVGGDNGSVTAAAERRGADIISLHLLSSSAPLFQRLMLMGGSVFSPALLRSSSASRRQALQLATELGCVTSDPADDNEMTACLRAAPVHTLNAAQTKLLAVSGPFQSWSALRSSVSPSFLHSVDLLLGTSEQDGLISRARRIKDFEALRXRADGKTAFYEALSRSLGGSKGSDLLKEAAAWFYSLDHSPSPAGYNLFSRALNNATRDLFIICPSLQMASHWANSKANVFLYHQPANADSRADVSVPLDVQLVFGAPHHPISSQRFTSSERRLSLAAMTYVSSFVRTGNPNPSPVWPESLPRWQPVLSSEASPSYLQLSPGLDQLTGLSRTSCSFWSHLGPRLSSQSGELGEEFVQPALTSDLPLAAPSSQSQTEKDTYS is encoded by the exons ATGGCCTGGCTGATCCGCATCGTCTGCATCCTGGTCTGCTGCCCGGAGCTGCTGCACGGCAAGGCTTCAG AGTACCAGCTGGAGTCAGAGAGTCTGAGCCGATGTGAGTCGCTACGGAGCGTGGCGGTTGCCAAGCAACAAGGTGACATCCCTCACTGCACAGAAGACGGCAGGTTCAG acccGTGCAGTGCAGTGGGCGGGGTCAGGAGTGTTGGTGTGTCGATGCTGAGGGTCAGGAGGTCACCGGGACTCGAACCAGCAGCTCTGCTCCAAACT GTCCGTCTCCCTGCCAGCTGCAGTCCATCCTGCAGTGTTCTCCTTCAGGACAGTTTGAGTCAGTTCAGTGTGactccagcagggggcagtgttGGTGTGTAGATCAGGACGGGATGGAGCTCTATGGGACCCGACAGCCTGGCAGACCTCAGCGCT gTGCTGGCAGCTGTGAGGTGAGAGCGAGGCGGCTCCTCCACAGCTCCGGGTCTGCGTCTCCTCCTCAGTGTGCAGCAGACGGACGTTTCCTCCCTGTTCAGTGTAAATTCATCAACATGACGGACAGAACCGAGCTGGACCTGCTGCACTCCTTCAACAG gTTCCCAGAAGCCTTCGAGACGTTCGGCAGCTTCAGGAAGTTTTTCCCGCTGGTTTCTTCGTTCTGCTTCTGCTCAGACAGCCGAGGCCGAGAGCTGCAggacacag GTGTGGAGCTGCTCCTCTCGGAGGTTTACGACTCGGCGTTTTCGGGTCTTGGGTCGGGTCGTTCCTTCTCTCAGACCAACGTCTACAGAGTTCTGCAGAGGAGGATGCTGGGAGTCCGCCTCGCCCTCACCGGACACTTCAGAT gtccgtctccctgTGAGGAGGAGCGGCGGGCGGCGATGGAGGCGTCCAGCGTCTTCGTCCCGTCCTGCGAGTCTGGAGGATCCTTCAGTTCCACTCAGTGCCAGCAGGGGGAGCAGTGCTGGTGCGTCGACCACACAGGGAGAGAACTTCCTGGAACCCGTCGGCATGGAGACGCTCCGATCTGCA gttCAGGTCCTACAGACTGTCCCTCTCAGCGTCGTCAGGCTCTGTCTCGCCTCCTCTCGGGTCCCGCTGTTCCTCCTCTGACCTCCTCGGACAgatctcctccctcctgtcgCTCTCTCCTCCGGCCCCTGAGGGACCTCCTGCCGGTGGAGGAGGACCTGACCTCCTTCCTGTCCCGGCTGGTTGAAGTCCTCCAGGGTCTGTTCCCGACGGTGCGAGGCGCAGTGGAGGCGCTGGCTCGCTCCTCCCCCCGCCGCCTGCAGGAGAACCTGTTTGGAGGGAAGTTCCTGAGGAGCGTCGCCTCCTTCAACCTGAGTGGAGCGGTGGGAGCGCGAGGAGCCATCGGCCtggacctcctctcctctcaggaTGTGACCTCCCGTCTGCAGGAGAACCGGGACCTGGTCCGGTCTGTGAGCAGGACTCTGGAGGACCCCGACTTCCTGTCTGCTCtccaacacacactgagcagctcctcctcttcctactcctcctcctcctcctcactgcagGAG GTCCTGACTCCTCTGCTGCGTTCCTGCTccggtgatgatgatgatgatgatgatgatgatgatgctgggTCCCTCTTCATCCCGAGCTGCACCCCCCTCGGTGGTTTCGTGCAGGTTCAGTGTGGTGCGGCTGCGTGTTGGTGCGTCGACTCTCGGGGCGACGAGGTTTCGGGTTCTCGGACCGCCGGTCGTCGTCCTCGCTGTCCGACGCGCTGCGAGGAAGAGCGAGCGGCAGCGATGAAGCTCAGAGCAAACATGGCGGCCGGAGCAGAGATCTACGTCCCTGCGTGCTCAGAGGACGGAGACTTCCTGTCGCTGCAGTGTGTCGGAGCTCGATGCTTCTGCGTCGACACCGACGGGAAAACGACCACGGCCGCGTCAGCAGGGGGCGCCGTCACCT gtccagagagaacagaggagaagcCGCAGCCGTCTGCAG GAAGTTGCTCTCAGGTGTTCGCTGACGTCACGGtgttcagacaggaagtgaagagcATCATCGCACTCTCTAACTCGTCCCGCCTCCCGCTGGGATACGGATTCCTATTGGCCGAAGGTCTGCGTCTGACCCCCGAGGAGCTGcacatcagccaatcagaggaggagctgcaggtcTCTGAGAGGCTGCTGAGCCGCTCCAAAGCTGCGCTGCGATTGGCTGCCTTCTCCA ctcttCAGATGTTGCTGCCTCCTCAGCGTCGCTCCTACCAGCCGTTCACTCCACAGTGTGACGCTGACGGACACTGGCTGCACACACAGTGTTACCACAGcacag GTCAGTGTTGGTGTGTTGATGAAGACGGAGAGTACATCCCCGACTCTCTGACCAGCCGCTCGCTCCACCTGCCCAAAT GTCTGACTCGCTGTCAGAGAGCTCAGACTCGCTCTCTGCTCTCTGGTTGGATGAAAGGCTCTGATGTCACCAACGCCGCCATTTCATCCTACCAACCAAAGTGtgagaag gacgGTCGTTTCTCAATGCTGCAGACAGGAGGCGCTGCAGCCTGGTGTGTGAATCCTGTGACTGGAGAGATAATAGAGACGGCAACACGGAGCCCGACAGGACAGctgacat GTCCCAGCTGGTGTGAGCTTCAGGGTCTTCGTCAGTGTCGTCCCGACGGCTCCTTCATCCCTCTCCagtgtgatgtcacttcctgttggtGTGTCTCAGAGGATGGACAGGAAGTGCGCAGGACCAGGACGCTGCGACAGACAGGAAACGTGCCGTCATGTGACC GCCCTCTCTGTCCCGCCCCCGCCGTTACACATGGTGCATTGGTGTGCCGCCCTGCAGCCGATGGCCGACAGAGCTGTGACCTCGTCTGTCACCGTGGTTACCAGAACGCACTTCCTGTCAGCAGCTTCCTGTGTGAGACGGACAGTCGGAGGTGGGCGGGACTTCAGGCCCCGCTGCCCGGAGCCTGCCAGG tttctCGGCCTCTGCAGTTGGCGTTGTCCTCTCAGCTCTGGACGCTCCCGCCGTCGTCCTGCTCTCAGATCAGCAGTTTACAGCCGCTGCTGTTCAACATGATGACCAGCAGGGGGCTCTGCTCTGCACAG CTCCCCTCGTCCGGCCGCTCCGTGTCGCTGTGTGATGACTCGACGGTGCGTCTGCTGTGTAACCGTGACGACGACGCTCTGACGTTAACCATCAGCTGGACCGCCGCACTGCCCGACCTCccgacctctgacctcccagACCTCCACGATGTCG CTCTGTTCCTGAACGAGACTCGTCTCCTGGAGGGAGTTCGGGAGCTTCTGGGTCAGCTGACACCAGAGCCCAAACTGGTTTCCGTGACAACTCCGAGCTTCGGCTGTTCCCGTGGTTACCACCTGGACGGTGACGGCGAAGGCTGCG TTGTTTGTCCTGCTGGGAGTTTCTTCAGGGAGGGGGCGTGTCCTCTGTGTCTGCCGGGAACCTATCAGGACGAAGAGGGGCGGGACTTCTGCAACAGGTGTCCCAGAGGATCCTCACCTGCTGGAGCATCATCTGTCAATCAAT gtgtGACAGAGTGTCAGAGGCGGGGCTTACGCTGTTCAGACCGCGGCGACTTCCTGCCAGCACAGCCTGACTTCCTGTCcgacaggtggaggtgtgtcGATAGCGAGGGGGCGGAGCTCGAGTGGACCAATAGCGATGCACCGCTGACTGATGACGAGTGCTCAG ttctcAGCAGTTTTCAGGCTGTTCCTGGATCAGAATTGATAGTTGGAGCTGAAGACGCTGAAGTCCTGCAGACGACGACCTCTGAACTACGAGCCTGTGTCCAAG CGTGTGCAGTGCAGCCGTCCTGTCACCATGTGGCGCTGTTCAACAGACAGACTCAGTGTGAActgtacagcacacacacactgaacacacactgcaacaccTCCCAGCAG ACTAAAGGGTTTCTGGGTAATCCTGAGGCCGAGCTTTTTGATTGGCTGAGCTGCTTTGTGAGGGTGAGGGGCGGAGCTTCTGACCTGCTGGTCATCAGGAAGAAAG GGGCGGAGTCTCCctcgcagcagcagcagcagcagcagcagggctttgtgaggatgaggatgatgaaggcCGTCTCAGGTGTGTTCAGGACTCAGGTGTTCTCCTCCAGTCGGACCTCTCTGTCTGACGCTCATCGTTTCTGTCAGGACGGCTGCAGCCGCGACACCTGCTGCCACGGCTTCATCCTGAATCAGAACAGCTTGAACGGAG GTTCCCTGCTCTGTGGTTGGCTGAGAGCTCCGTCAGTCCTGATGTGCGGAGACAAGGACTGGGACGTCATTGGACAGAGTTCAGCCAATCGGATCTGTGGGGCGGGGCTTACCTACAACGAACAGCAACGAAGCTTCCTGTTCGACTTCGGAGGACAAAAGTTCACCATCA CTGATTCTGCTCTGCCGGCCGACAGTAAGAACAAGAAGGACTACCAGGCCTCCATCGTCAGCTTCCAGGCCATCTACCTGAACACAG ACGCTGAGTCGGCAGCTtcctgtgcagcagcagagctcagtcCTCCTGCTGATG tttcagtACAGATGAAGTTTGAGTCTCTATCGGAGGACGACGTCCTCGTGGATCCTCAGAGGAAACTTCCTGTTCTCTCCTTCTGGCTCAACCAGCAGAACTACGACTCCCTGCAGGCACTGCTCTGGTGTCTCACAC GCTGTGATGAGGAGCAGCAGTGCTCTGTGGCTGACCTCAGAGACGCTGACTCAGCAGGTTTCTTCAGCTGCTCGTTGTTTTCGGACACTCGAGTGTGCGGCGCCTACGACACGCCGCTGAGACGCCCCTgccgccccctgctggacagGAGGCCCAACAACACCTACAGCAAGAAGG tggaTCTGTCCGGACCAGTGAAGAGTTTCTATGAGAGAGTTTCCTTCCAGAAGATGGTTTCTTACTCCGTCCGCAGCCGAGTCACTCTGAGAGAAAACACACCGCTGTCTGAggg cttcATGCAGTGTGAGCGGCGCTGTGACGAGGATCCTTGTTGCCGTGGTATCGGCTTCGTCCGAGACACCAAATCCGCAG gtgtggtGTGTCTGGCTCTCATCAGTCTCGGGGTTCAAACCTGCGGTGAGGACGACGGGACGACCTGGAGGACTCAGGACTGCAGAGAGTCTGAAGTGAAGACGACACCGGATCCATTCGGCTGGTACCAGAAACCTg tgaatCAGTGGAGTTCGTCTCCGGCTCTCTGTCCTCCGTTCAACCTGCCGCTCATAAACAACG TGTCAGATCAATGGCGGCTCCTCGCTGACTCAGCGTTCCTCGTCGACCCGTCTGTCTCTACGTATGACGTCATCCACGTGAGCCGTGACATCGCTGTGGACCGGGACAGGACGAGGGACTGGTGTCTCCACG CGTGTGAGGAGGCGGCGTCCTGCGTGGCGGTGTCAGTCGAAGAGACGGAGGCGGCAACGCGCTGCGTCCTTTACCCCGACACCAGCGTCTGTGGCTCCGCCCCCCGCCACTCCTGCAGGCTGCTCATCAGAGAGCCCGCCCCCCAGGTCTACCTGCGCACAG AGCGGTTGCCGTTGGTTACGTCCGTCTCCATCCCGGGTCACGGGACCCTGCGGGGCGTTGCCGTGGAAACGGCCCTGGGCTCCGACAGGAAGACGGTGGTTCAGTTCCTCGGTGTCCCGTACGCCCGTCCACCAATAGGATCGCTCCGCTTCGCAGCAGCTCAGCCGGCTGATTGGACGGGAACCTGGGACGCCACGAAACCACG TCCGAGCTGCATCCAGCCAGGTGATGAAGAGTCTGCAGCATCCAGTGAGGATTGTCTCTACCTCAACATCTTCACTCCTGCCGGCCTG agggggCGTGTCCCAGTCCTGGTTTTCTTCTTCAACCCGTCGGCCAATCAGAGTCCAGGACTGCTGGATGGCTCCACCCTGGCTGCCGTGGGTAACGTCGTCGTGGTAACAGCCAGCTACCGAACCGCAGCTCTGGGGTTCCTGagcacag GGTCGTCggctggtctccatggtaactaCGGCGTGTCGGACCAGGAGGCGGTGCTGCGCTGGGTTCAGGCTCACGTGTCTCTGGTTGGCGGCGACAACGGCAGTGTGACGGCGGCGGCGGAGCGGCGAGGTGCTGACATCATCAGCCTCCACCTGCTCTCCTCCTCAGCTCCACTGTTCCAGCGTCTGATGCTCATG ggcGGTTCTGTGTTTTCTCCGGCACTCCTCCGGTCGTCCTCGGCCTCCAGACGCCAGGCGCTGCAGCTCGCCACAGAGCTGGGCTgcgtgacctctgaccccgCAGACGACAACGAGATGACCGCCTGCCTCAGAGCGGCGCCGGTGCACACGCTCAACGCCGCTCAGAccaaa ctgcTGGCGGTCAGCGGTCCCTTCCAGTCCTGGTCGGCGCTGCGTTCCTCCGTCTCTCCGTCGTTCCTCCACAGCGTCGACCTGCTGCTGGGAACATCGGAGCAGGACGGTCTGATCAGCCGAGCCCGCCGCataaag gactTCGAGGCTCTGC GTCGAGCTGACGGTAAGACGGCGTTCTACGAGGCTCTGAGTCGCTCGCTGGGCGGATCGAAGGGCAGCGATCTGCTGAAGGAGGCGGCGGCTTGGTTCTACTCTCTGGATCACAGCCCGTCCCCCGCCGGCTACAACCTGTTCTCCAGAGCGCTGAACAACGCCaccag agATCTGTTCATCATCTGCCCCAGTCTGCAGATGGCTAGCCACTGGGCTAACAGCAAGGCTAACGTCTTCCTGTACCACCAACCAGCCAACGCTGACAGCAG GGCCGATGTGTCCGTCCCATTGGATGTTCAGCTTGTGTTTGGAGCTCCTCATCATCCAATCAGCTCTCAGCGTTTCACCTCCTCAGAGCGACGCCTCTCTCTGGCCGCGATGACCTACGTCTCCAGCTTCGTCCGCACCGG GAACCCGAACCCGTCGCCGGTTTGGCCGGAGTCTCTTCCTCGCTGGCAGCCGGTCCTGTCCTCCGAGGCTTCGCCCTCCTACCTGCAGCTGAGCCCCGGTCTGGACCAGCTGACGGGTCTGAGTCGGACCAGCTGCTCCTTCTGGAGCCACCTGGGACCCAGACTGAGCTCCCAGAGTG gTGAGTTGGGAGAGGAGTTTGTCCAGCCTGcgttgacctctgacctcccatTGGCCGCACcatccagccaatcacagactgAGAAAGACACCTACAGCTAA
- the LOC133984011 gene encoding mucin-5AC-like — MATTEQSTTQTTPVTRATDHTSSHTTTPRPTVTMETPHTVSTLPPDHTTASPEHTRITTAATHRKTTVTMTTTTTNGIERPTAHSSPVTMTTSAKSTTSVDSTDGKSTSSTMTSTGVTMTTTAGNGNEHSTAHSSPVTMTTSAKSTTSGSNTDGKSTSSTMTSTGVTTTTTAGNGNEHSTAHFSPVTMTTSGDNTDSKSTSSTMTSTGVTTTTTAGNGNEHSTAHSSPVTMTTSGDNTDGKSTSSTVASTGVTTTTTAGNGSEHSTAHSSPVTMTTSGDNTDGKSTSSTVASTGATTKTTAGNDTEHPTAHSSPVTMTTSTITTTIHSSATSKKTTTTTASVTTPTGGGTKTASSSHVSFTPNKTITAEGTTAHPAGVGEDVDGGGGVPGWGIALLVLAALVLLLLILLLIALLVWCCCRGRYSHFSPYTNMNRGDNIPLYTTHSHFEGANGRQFDCSPPKTQNIPDVLMRTIDDQSISKK, encoded by the exons ATGGCGACCACTGAACAATCCACTACACAAACCACTCCTGTAACCAGGGCGACGGACCACACCAGTAGCCACACGACAACACCGAGACCCACCGTCACCATGGAAACCCCTCACACCGTCAGCACCCTCCCCCCTGACCACACGACAGCATCACCCGAACACACCCGCATCACTACAGCAGCGACACACAGGAAAACaactgttaccatgacaaccacCACTACAAACGGCATCGAACGCCCAACTGCACACAGTTCTCCTGTTACCATGACGACGAGCGCCAAAAGCACCACAAGTGTTGACAGCACTGACGGCAAGTCTACGTCCAGCACAATGACGTCCACTggtgttaccatgacaaccacCGCTGGAAACGGCAATGAACACTCCACTGCACACAGTTCTCCTGTTACCATGACGACGAGTGCCAAAAGCACCACAAGTGGCAGCAACACTGACGGCAAGTCTACGTCCAGCACAATGACGTCCACTGGTGTTACCACGACAACCACCGCTGGAAACGGGAATGAACATTCCACTGCACACTTTTCTCCTGTTACCATGACGACAAGTGGCGACAACACTGACAGCAAGTCTACGTCCAGCACAATGACGTCCACTGGTGTTACCACGACAACCACCGCTGGAAATGGGAATGAACATTCCACTGCACACAGTTCTCCTGTTACCATGACGACAAGTGGCGACAACACTGACGGCAAGTCTACGTCCAGCACAGTGGCGTCTACTGGTGTTACCACGACAACCACCGCTGGAAACGGCAGTGAACACTCCACTGCACACAGTTCTCCTGTTACCATGACGACAAGTGGCGACAACACTGACGGCAAGTCTACGTCCAGCACAGTGGCGTCTACTGGTGCTACCACGAAAACCACTGCAGGAAACGACACCGAACACCCCACTGCACACAGTTCTCCTGTTACTATGACGACGAGTACCATAACCACCACAATTCACAGCAGCGCTACGTCCAAGAAGACGACGACGACAACTGCAAGTGTTACCACACCAACAGGAGGCGGGACTAAGACGGCCAGCAGTTCACATGTTTCTTTTACCCCGAATAAAACAATCACAGCAGAGGGCACGACGGCTCACCCGGCCGGTGTAGGTGAAGATGTAGATGGAGGTGGAGGCGTACCTGGATGGGGGATAGCTCTGCTGGTCCTGGCAGCTCTGGTTCTACTGCTGCTCATCCTGCTGCTGATAGCACTg CTGGTGTGGTGCTGCTGCAGGGGGCGCTACAGCCACTTCAGTCCCTACACCAACATGAACCGTGGAGACAACATCCCGCTGTACACCACACACAGCCACTTCGAGGGGGCCAACGGAAGACAATTC GACTGTAGTCCTCCTAAGACACAAAACATCCCAGATGTCCTCATGAGGACCATTGACGATCAATCAATCAGCAAGAAATGA